The following are encoded in a window of Amphibacillus xylanus NBRC 15112 genomic DNA:
- a CDS encoding energy-coupling factor transporter transmembrane component T family protein yields MAVKMLGYFERDSVIHRLSGVTKLIIFLLWSTAAMLTYDTRVLLVLFVLGLVIFKLSKVKLKEISVVLVLILFFLLLNNLAIYLFSPQEGVQIYNHSTELFTIYGRYNMTVEQLFYQLNVTLKYIVVTPAALLFIITTQPSEFAASLNKIGVHYKISIAVSLALRYIPDIQRDFRTISQVQQARGVDFSKNEKLLRRLKNVSSVIMPLIFSSLDRIETISQAMELRSFGKHNKRTWYSARPLTKIDWIVLVASVILFTLAMVVTFYDGSRFYNPF; encoded by the coding sequence ATGGCAGTAAAAATGTTAGGTTACTTTGAACGTGATTCAGTGATTCATCGTTTGTCTGGTGTAACAAAGTTGATCATCTTCCTGCTTTGGTCAACAGCAGCCATGTTAACGTATGATACTCGGGTGTTACTTGTCTTATTTGTTTTAGGATTAGTGATTTTCAAGCTCTCAAAAGTTAAACTTAAAGAAATCAGCGTTGTACTGGTCTTAATTTTATTTTTCCTATTGTTAAATAATTTAGCGATTTATCTCTTTTCGCCACAAGAAGGCGTTCAAATCTATAATCATTCGACGGAGCTTTTTACGATTTATGGTAGGTACAACATGACAGTTGAGCAATTATTTTATCAACTTAACGTTACGTTAAAATATATTGTCGTTACACCTGCTGCTTTATTATTTATTATTACAACACAACCAAGTGAATTTGCCGCATCACTAAATAAGATTGGTGTCCATTATAAAATTAGTATCGCGGTTTCGCTAGCGTTACGATATATCCCAGATATTCAACGAGACTTCAGAACAATTAGTCAAGTTCAGCAAGCGCGTGGGGTTGATTTTTCAAAAAATGAAAAACTACTACGAAGATTAAAAAATGTAAGCTCGGTTATTATGCCGTTAATTTTTTCTAGCTTAGACCGGATTGAAACAATTAGTCAGGCAATGGAGTTACGTAGCTTTGGCAAGCATAATAAACGAACGTGGTATAGCGCTAGACCTTTAACAAAAATTGATTGGATTGTACTCGTAGCGAGTGTGATACTATTTACATTGGCAATGGTTGTAACATTTTATGATGGTTCTCGATTTTACAATCCGTTTTAA
- a CDS encoding Lin0512 family protein yields the protein MEKVIFIETGVGVDTHGQDITKAARRAVQNAIHSNSMPGLKDYLPGQSLHNMRVNIVLGVPADQELLDLEAVKEEIPYGHVTVEVVSGGLATTSGIILPEQDDKNDLMYIVIAAVQVGY from the coding sequence GTGGAGAAAGTGATCTTTATTGAAACAGGGGTTGGAGTAGATACGCATGGTCAAGATATTACTAAGGCAGCTCGACGTGCTGTTCAAAATGCGATTCATTCAAACTCTATGCCTGGTCTGAAAGATTATTTACCAGGTCAGTCATTACACAATATGAGAGTAAACATTGTGCTAGGTGTTCCAGCAGATCAAGAGTTACTTGATCTTGAAGCAGTTAAAGAGGAAATTCCTTATGGTCATGTCACAGTGGAAGTGGTAAGTGGTGGATTAGCAACAACAAGTGGCATTATTCTACCAGAGCAAGATGATAAAAATGATTTAATGTATATTGTGATTGCAGCTGTTCAAGTTGGTTATTAA
- a CDS encoding IS4 family transposase, producing MDKNTLKTSFGKWISPINMKKLSKQVDILKQDYYTKKLTTESFLKIMLFAQLHETESLHAISDALLDEDFQKAVGFDSISASQLSRKNNELDPTVLSTIFLDLVSQIHTHHNQSKNLIPLKIIDSTTLPLNLTNYKWATFRKTKAGVKLHLRLVFMGKDNVYPDKAIMTTADEHDRNQLEVLVDDKEAMYVFDRGYVDYEQFDRMTDDGYFFVSRLKKNAVTRDVYSFKLPGNSTVISDKMVLIGTYQNRAEHYFRLIEVEDTKGNQLRLITNRFDLSADEISYIYRSRWAIELFFKWLKQHVEIKHFYGMTETALQNQIYLALITYCLHVLVRLKANSDKPLLRISRWLKAALWKPSYIFTKWTEPLLVGY from the coding sequence ATGGACAAGAATACACTAAAAACTTCATTTGGTAAATGGATATCCCCTATAAACATGAAAAAACTTTCTAAACAAGTGGATATTCTAAAACAAGATTACTACACAAAGAAACTAACGACAGAATCATTTCTAAAGATTATGCTCTTTGCACAATTACATGAAACAGAAAGTTTACATGCGATTAGCGACGCTTTATTGGATGAAGATTTTCAAAAAGCCGTTGGCTTTGATTCGATTAGTGCTTCGCAATTATCACGTAAGAATAACGAATTAGATCCAACCGTTTTATCTACCATCTTTTTGGATTTAGTGAGTCAAATCCATACACACCATAATCAATCAAAAAACTTGATACCGTTGAAAATTATAGACTCAACAACGTTGCCGCTTAATCTTACTAATTATAAATGGGCAACGTTTCGTAAAACAAAAGCAGGCGTTAAGCTTCACTTACGACTTGTGTTTATGGGTAAAGACAATGTCTACCCAGATAAAGCGATTATGACAACAGCTGATGAGCACGATCGAAATCAACTTGAGGTACTCGTAGATGACAAGGAAGCCATGTATGTATTTGATCGTGGCTATGTCGATTATGAACAATTTGATCGAATGACTGATGATGGCTATTTCTTCGTCTCAAGGTTGAAGAAAAATGCAGTAACTAGAGACGTATATTCATTTAAGTTACCAGGAAATTCAACAGTTATTAGCGATAAGATGGTCCTAATTGGAACATATCAAAATCGAGCTGAACATTATTTTCGACTAATTGAAGTCGAAGATACAAAAGGAAACCAGTTAAGACTCATTACGAACCGTTTTGACCTATCAGCCGATGAAATTAGTTATATTTATCGTTCGCGTTGGGCGATTGAACTATTCTTTAAATGGTTAAAACAGCATGTAGAAATCAAACATTTTTACGGTATGACTGAAACGGCATTACAAAATCAAATCTATTTAGCGTTGATAACATACTGTCTTCATGTTCTTGTCAGATTAAAAGCAAATAGTGATAAGCCTTTACTACGAATAAGCCGTTGGCTTAAGGCTGCTTTATGGAAACCTTCATATATTTTTACCAAATGGACAGAGCCACTTTTAGTTGGTTACTAA
- a CDS encoding helix-turn-helix transcriptional regulator, with translation MIEFQHDHYGEDLAVFQFHPESLTYPEHVHRSFELIICKQGHSVLNINQTSYSLTKGDVALILPFQTHFIETPIQSRLDILIFSPEYTEDFYSKTEYKAFDHPIISLSDEQIEQLHEPLFNTDSYYYRKSALYYILYQFEQKTKLVHVKNNQGLLAQLLIYIENNFHDNLRLDQLSEALGYSSVYVSKLISEHLNSTFPGLLNYSRVNHACFLLKNSSYSITEISDKSGFQNARTFNRNFRKLIGMTPKEYRQKHLNQSE, from the coding sequence ATGATAGAATTCCAACATGATCATTATGGCGAGGATTTAGCTGTCTTTCAGTTCCATCCAGAGTCATTAACCTATCCAGAACATGTACACCGAAGCTTTGAGTTGATTATATGTAAGCAAGGTCATAGTGTCTTAAATATTAACCAAACATCGTATTCGTTGACTAAAGGTGATGTTGCGTTAATTTTGCCATTTCAGACACATTTTATTGAAACGCCTATTCAATCTAGATTAGACATTTTAATATTTTCACCTGAGTATACAGAAGATTTTTATTCAAAGACTGAATACAAGGCATTTGATCACCCAATTATATCTTTATCAGATGAACAAATTGAACAACTACATGAGCCTCTATTTAACACTGATTCGTATTATTATCGAAAGTCAGCACTTTATTATATTTTGTATCAATTTGAACAAAAGACAAAGCTTGTCCATGTGAAAAATAATCAAGGGTTATTAGCACAACTACTAATTTATATTGAAAATAACTTCCATGATAATTTAAGGCTAGATCAATTAAGTGAGGCTTTAGGCTATAGTAGTGTCTACGTGTCTAAATTAATCTCGGAACATTTAAATAGTACGTTCCCTGGTCTATTAAACTATTCACGTGTCAACCACGCATGTTTTTTACTCAAGAACTCAAGCTACTCAATTACTGAGATCTCTGATAAATCGGGATTCCAAAATGCACGAACGTTCAATCGGAACTTTAGAAAATTAATTGGTATGACGCCGAAGGAATATCGACAAAAACATCTCAATCAGTCAGAATAG
- a CDS encoding glycoside hydrolase family 43 protein, whose protein sequence is MNKFTNPVIEGFAPDPSVCAVGDDYYLVTSTFAYFPGVPVYHSKDLVNWKQIGNALHREEQLKLLNAEHSAGIFAPCIRYHEGTFYMITTNVSHGGNFLVTATDPAGPWSDPYFIDNAPGIDPSLFFDDDGKCYYVGTRPNPEGVKYNGDWEVWLQEFDLETMQLTGVSTKLWKGALHTAIWPEAPHIYKKDGYYYLLIAEGGTGFNHACTVARSERVDGPYIGNKNNPILTHRHLGKDFPVHNVGHGDFVETPDGKWYITLLASRIFDGYSNLGRETFLAEVVWEDGWPVVNPGVGRLLEVQEHKLPLVPVEQTEKHTFETIKPEFMFLRNPDMSNFDNKVREGWLRLHPTTTTIKDLASPTFLSVRQQSMWYKLSTHVELALAPGGEAGLVILQNDKYSIRLVAVEEENQTVVKMVTMIDSEETVVGSEVITEKDIVLEIHGTGQRVKGICRVGDQELVIAEDVDAHYLSTEVAGGFVGCTLGIYTTSTAKEPGYADFEWLENKKTNK, encoded by the coding sequence ATGAATAAATTCACAAACCCTGTTATTGAAGGATTTGCACCAGACCCATCTGTATGTGCAGTAGGGGATGATTATTATTTAGTAACATCCACATTTGCCTATTTCCCTGGTGTTCCTGTTTATCACAGTAAAGACCTTGTTAACTGGAAGCAAATCGGTAACGCCTTGCATCGAGAAGAGCAATTAAAACTATTAAACGCAGAGCATTCTGCTGGTATATTTGCTCCTTGTATTCGTTATCATGAAGGAACATTTTATATGATTACTACTAACGTATCTCATGGTGGTAACTTCTTAGTTACAGCAACCGACCCGGCTGGTCCTTGGTCAGATCCATACTTTATTGACAATGCACCTGGAATTGATCCTAGCCTATTCTTTGATGATGACGGAAAGTGCTACTATGTCGGAACTCGCCCGAATCCAGAAGGGGTAAAATACAATGGGGATTGGGAAGTATGGTTACAGGAATTTGATCTTGAAACAATGCAACTAACTGGTGTAAGTACGAAGCTTTGGAAAGGTGCTTTACACACAGCGATTTGGCCAGAGGCGCCTCACATCTATAAAAAAGATGGTTACTATTATTTATTAATTGCAGAGGGTGGTACAGGATTTAACCACGCTTGTACGGTTGCTCGTAGTGAAAGAGTTGACGGTCCATATATCGGAAATAAAAACAACCCAATCTTAACACACCGTCACCTAGGTAAAGATTTCCCTGTTCACAATGTTGGACACGGTGACTTTGTTGAAACACCTGATGGAAAATGGTATATTACATTATTAGCTAGCCGAATTTTCGATGGATACAGTAACCTAGGTAGAGAAACATTCTTGGCTGAGGTTGTATGGGAAGATGGTTGGCCAGTTGTTAACCCAGGTGTTGGACGTCTGCTTGAAGTACAAGAGCATAAGCTACCATTAGTACCTGTTGAGCAAACTGAAAAACATACATTTGAAACGATTAAACCAGAATTTATGTTTTTACGTAATCCAGATATGAGTAATTTCGATAATAAAGTAAGAGAAGGATGGTTACGTCTACATCCAACTACTACAACAATTAAAGACTTAGCTTCACCTACATTCTTAAGTGTTCGTCAACAATCAATGTGGTATAAACTATCTACACATGTTGAGCTAGCACTCGCTCCAGGTGGAGAAGCAGGTCTAGTCATTTTACAAAATGATAAGTACTCAATCCGCCTTGTAGCTGTTGAAGAGGAAAATCAAACAGTTGTTAAAATGGTTACAATGATTGACAGTGAAGAAACAGTAGTAGGATCAGAAGTGATTACTGAGAAAGACATCGTTCTAGAAATTCACGGCACAGGACAAAGAGTTAAAGGTATTTGCCGAGTAGGAGATCAAGAACTGGTTATTGCTGAAGATGTTGATGCTCACTATTTAAGTACTGAAGTTGCTGGTGGATTCGTTGGTTGTACATTAGGAATCTACACAACGTCAACTGCTAAAGAACCTGGATATGCTGACTTTGAATGGTTAGAAAATAAAAAAACAAATAAATAA
- a CDS encoding glycoside hydrolase family 43 protein — MSEIVKAINPIVPLDYPDPDVIRVDDTYYMVTTTMHFMPGCEILRSYDLVNWEHAAFVYDKLDSTPAQRLENGQNIYGKGMWAASIRHHKGKFYVIFAANDTRKTYLFTAEQVEGPWEKSEIEGFYHDSSLLFDDDDRVYLVYGNRDVQLIELESDLSKPKEGGINRTIVSDRDNPNLGYEGAHFYKINQKYYVFLIRSLPDRWMRVEGCFVADSIDGEFKGGDIFIDDRNYCGQGVAQGGIVDTPDGDWYAILFQDHGAVGRIPILLPIKWENDFPVFGAEGKVPTDFTTKSTRPNYSYQPLVNSDDFKQRYDNTYGLAPIWQFNHEPIESDFSINEDKGYFELRTSKVTNNILDATNTLTTRMLFPHCAAEVTVDASQIKDGDVTGFSAFQGAYGFVGITKQDSKYYLIMRTKPLDNLEMQSFDPNETPEKEWERIEIDHPTMTFRIEADFWQMKDEVKFLYQKDDQFIQIGPNHQTAFRLDHFTGCRFGLFYYSTEQSGGTVQFSQFKYIK; from the coding sequence ATGTCTGAAATAGTTAAAGCGATTAATCCAATTGTCCCACTAGATTATCCCGATCCTGATGTCATTAGGGTTGATGATACGTACTATATGGTCACAACGACAATGCATTTTATGCCAGGTTGTGAAATTCTACGTTCATATGACTTAGTTAACTGGGAGCATGCCGCTTTCGTTTATGATAAGTTAGACAGTACACCTGCTCAAAGACTTGAAAATGGTCAAAACATCTATGGTAAAGGAATGTGGGCAGCAAGCATTCGTCACCATAAAGGAAAGTTTTACGTTATATTTGCTGCAAACGATACACGCAAAACATACCTATTTACAGCAGAACAAGTAGAAGGCCCATGGGAAAAAAGCGAGATCGAAGGCTTCTATCATGATTCTTCTTTACTTTTTGATGATGATGATCGTGTCTATCTTGTATATGGTAATAGAGATGTCCAACTAATCGAACTTGAAAGTGACTTATCTAAACCAAAAGAAGGTGGAATTAACAGGACAATCGTATCTGACCGTGACAACCCTAATTTAGGTTATGAAGGTGCTCACTTCTATAAAATTAACCAGAAGTATTATGTGTTCTTAATCCGTTCATTGCCGGATCGATGGATGCGAGTAGAAGGCTGTTTTGTTGCTGATTCAATAGATGGTGAATTTAAAGGTGGAGACATTTTCATAGATGATCGTAATTACTGCGGTCAAGGGGTGGCTCAAGGAGGCATTGTTGATACACCTGATGGAGATTGGTATGCAATTCTATTCCAAGATCATGGAGCAGTTGGACGTATTCCAATTTTACTACCGATTAAATGGGAAAATGACTTCCCAGTATTCGGTGCTGAAGGAAAGGTACCAACTGATTTTACAACAAAAAGCACAAGACCTAATTATTCATATCAACCATTAGTTAACTCTGATGATTTTAAGCAACGTTACGATAATACTTATGGATTAGCGCCAATATGGCAATTTAATCATGAACCAATTGAAAGTGATTTTTCAATTAATGAGGATAAAGGTTATTTTGAATTAAGAACAAGTAAAGTGACAAATAATATACTAGATGCAACAAATACATTAACAACTAGAATGCTCTTCCCTCACTGTGCCGCTGAAGTTACTGTTGATGCAAGCCAAATTAAAGATGGCGATGTGACAGGATTTAGCGCATTTCAAGGAGCGTATGGATTTGTTGGCATCACAAAGCAAGATTCAAAATACTATTTAATTATGCGAACTAAGCCACTAGATAACTTAGAGATGCAATCATTTGACCCGAATGAAACACCTGAAAAAGAGTGGGAGCGAATTGAAATTGATCATCCTACGATGACATTTAGAATTGAAGCGGACTTTTGGCAGATGAAAGACGAAGTAAAATTCCTTTATCAAAAAGACGATCAATTTATTCAGATAGGCCCTAATCATCAAACGGCTTTTAGACTAGATCACTTTACCGGATGTAGATTTGGTTTATTCTACTATTCAACAGAGCAATCTGGCGGCACTGTTCAATTCAGTCAGTTTAAATATATAAAGTAA
- a CDS encoding ABC transporter substrate-binding protein — MKKRILAILLVLIFALVACGDKDTASPNDVEGDDTDNTEETTDEVEEEEPTVDYEQTPEMDFDLGGRTLKLVSWYDEQVGEGSPDSIAISENMEALKEKHNFDIEYVVVDYGEYQERVTASLIAGEPLGDIIRLPRPWMIPTLTRQGLFHPVDEYVINENSFVLQYTEQHSEFDGRGYGFRVGIAGAAGGVFYNRTLMNELNLDPLQAYVDNGEWNWETFKAVAESANQDTNNDGTIDTWGLATSSILVQALAANEAAIVRNGKQNLEDPATIEVMEFISELGDGIARPTEGGDWTEPKQFFLQGNTLMYVGQDYEMADFIDGLPDHDIGFLPFPMGPSASSYQTHITIPNYYTIPSAVEDPDKIVYLWEKMYDIESIYDYPEQANFETHFNNEDDINNARLAVQSFQVIEQIDYYPSMPYYEFSGELSDGVNISTLIESYGPSFQAAIDEVWGE; from the coding sequence GTGAAAAAGCGGATATTGGCAATTTTATTAGTACTTATTTTTGCACTTGTAGCTTGTGGAGATAAAGATACTGCTTCTCCAAATGACGTTGAGGGTGACGACACCGACAATACTGAAGAGACGACTGATGAGGTTGAAGAAGAAGAGCCCACAGTTGACTATGAACAAACACCAGAAATGGATTTTGACCTAGGTGGCAGAACACTCAAGCTTGTATCATGGTACGATGAGCAAGTAGGTGAAGGTAGCCCAGACAGTATTGCTATTTCTGAGAATATGGAAGCACTAAAAGAAAAGCATAACTTCGATATTGAATACGTTGTAGTTGATTACGGTGAGTATCAAGAGAGAGTTACTGCATCATTAATTGCTGGTGAACCTTTAGGTGATATTATTAGACTTCCGAGACCATGGATGATTCCTACACTAACTAGACAAGGATTATTCCATCCAGTAGATGAGTACGTTATTAATGAAAACTCATTTGTTCTTCAATACACTGAACAACATTCTGAGTTTGACGGTAGAGGTTATGGATTCCGTGTCGGTATCGCAGGAGCTGCTGGTGGTGTATTCTATAACCGAACACTTATGAATGAGTTAAACTTAGATCCATTACAGGCTTATGTTGATAATGGTGAGTGGAATTGGGAAACGTTTAAAGCAGTTGCTGAATCAGCAAATCAAGACACTAACAATGATGGTACTATCGACACGTGGGGACTTGCAACATCAAGCATTCTCGTCCAAGCACTTGCAGCTAACGAAGCAGCAATTGTACGTAACGGAAAACAAAACTTAGAAGATCCAGCTACTATTGAAGTTATGGAGTTTATTTCTGAGCTTGGTGATGGTATTGCTCGTCCAACTGAAGGTGGAGACTGGACTGAACCTAAACAGTTCTTCTTACAAGGTAATACTCTAATGTATGTAGGTCAGGACTATGAGATGGCTGACTTTATTGATGGACTACCAGACCATGATATTGGATTCCTTCCTTTCCCTATGGGGCCAAGTGCATCAAGTTACCAAACACATATTACAATTCCTAACTACTACACAATTCCAAGTGCTGTAGAGGATCCAGATAAGATTGTTTATCTGTGGGAGAAGATGTATGACATTGAATCAATTTATGACTATCCAGAACAAGCTAACTTCGAAACACACTTCAATAATGAAGATGATATTAACAACGCTAGATTAGCTGTTCAAAGTTTCCAAGTTATTGAGCAAATTGACTATTACCCATCAATGCCTTATTACGAATTTAGTGGTGAGTTAAGTGATGGCGTTAATATTTCAACACTCATTGAATCATATGGTCCTTCATTCCAAGCAGCCATTGACGAGGTTTGGGGAGAATAA